The DNA sequence GATCACGTGGCGGGGGTATGTCGGGCATCTGGAATGCCCGTTGTTGTGGCTTTATGTCACGGCGCGGGGGTACGCGATCAAGTGGGCCTAGACGCCCAGCAACGTCGCAGTAATTTGGCAGGTTCCCTCGTGCTACGCAGCATCCCCACGGGGCCGGTTTTGCTTGTCGATGACGTCGTGACCACGGGTTCTACCCTCGCGGCCAGCACCGAGGTACTGCTGGCGGCGGGGTGCCAGGTAGTGGGTGGACTCGTGCTGTCGCACGCATAAAACGCCGGGGCTGATGGCCGCTGAGTCTGGAGCAGATGTACGATGAGTGTACGAGTTGTCCCACCAACTGTAGGGAGGAAGCAGATGACATCACCTGCTGAAAACACCGACATCCTGAGCCCCGAAGCACAGGTCACCATCACCGGCCGCAATGTTGAGGTCCCGGAGCATTTCGCTGAGCGAGTCAATGGAAAGCTCGCCAAGATTGAGCGCCTCGACCCCACGTTGACCTTCTTCCACGTGGAGCTCCAGCACGAGCCGAACCCGCGCCGTGAGTCTGAGTCCGACCGGATCCAGATCACCGCTACCGGCAAGGGCCACATCGCCCGCGCCGAGGCCAAGGAGGACAGCTTCTACGCCGCACTTGAGACCGCTCTGGCCCGCATGGAGCGCTCGTTGCGCAAGGTCAAGGCACGTCGTTCCATTTCTCGTTCCGGCCACCGCGCTCCCCAGTCCGCCGGCGTTGTCGCCGCCGAGCTGGCCGCTGAGGCAGAGAAGGTACGCGCCGATCAGGGCAAGTACGATGTGGACCCCTACGCGGATTCCGTCGAGGATGTCGTGCCCGGCCAGGTAGTGCGTTCCAAGGAGCACACCGCCATCCCGATGTCTGTGGATGATGCTCTCTCCGAGATGGAGCTCGTCGGACATGACTTCTACCTCTTCATC is a window from the Corynebacterium testudinoris genome containing:
- the hpf gene encoding ribosome hibernation-promoting factor, HPF/YfiA family; translated protein: MTSPAENTDILSPEAQVTITGRNVEVPEHFAERVNGKLAKIERLDPTLTFFHVELQHEPNPRRESESDRIQITATGKGHIARAEAKEDSFYAALETALARMERSLRKVKARRSISRSGHRAPQSAGVVAAELAAEAEKVRADQGKYDVDPYADSVEDVVPGQVVRSKEHTAIPMSVDDALSEMELVGHDFYLFINEETQRPSVVYRRHAFDYGLISLVGDEA